The Streptomyces sp. Mut1 genome window below encodes:
- a CDS encoding putative baseplate assembly protein, with product MSLPPPNLDDRRFQQLVDEAKRYVQQRSPEWTDHNVSDPGVTLIETFAYMVDQLLYRLNRVPDRNYFAFLDLLGVQLFPPTAARADVDFWLSAPQPDTVRLPAGTEVATARGETEEAVVFSTEDDLAIVPSSLIRLVTVPASGEQTDRTGPLGEGKDIPCFQRRPAPGDALLFGLPTAVPRCIVAVRLDSRVEGVGVDPRQPPLVWEAWDGARWVPCATGTDSTGGLNKPGEITVFVPAGHTASVTAGTRAGWLRCRVTEAAPGQPFYAESPTIREAEVFTVGGTMGVEHAETVLDVPLGTSEGVAGQTFSVPRTPILLDAEPPAVQVSSDRGWQTWTPVEHFGASSPGDRHVRIDAVTGRFAFPPEVREADGTMRAYGVVPPKGAQLRIAQYRTGGGAAGNVARGAIRVLRSSVPYVAGVDNREAARGGVDGETVENAKARAPQILRVQERAVTAEDHEAIAREAAPSLRRVRCLPAVAGEGGAVRVLVVPDAVPDEGGRLRFEQLIPPDSVLAAVAARLDERRLVGTRLIVEPPAYQGVTVVANLVADEGEADRVRGAALDALFRHIDPLRGGADGTGWPFGRPVQYGEVFAVLQGVPGVRLVEEVRLFPADPLTGRRGGAADRIDVAADALVFSHQHQIAVTVSGPGERR from the coding sequence ATGTCCCTGCCCCCGCCCAACCTGGACGACCGGCGCTTCCAGCAGCTCGTGGACGAGGCCAAGCGGTACGTCCAGCAGCGCTCGCCCGAGTGGACCGACCACAACGTGTCGGACCCCGGGGTCACGCTGATCGAGACGTTCGCGTACATGGTCGACCAGCTGCTGTACAGGCTGAACCGGGTACCCGACCGGAACTACTTCGCCTTCCTCGACCTGCTGGGCGTACAGCTGTTCCCGCCGACGGCCGCCCGCGCCGACGTCGACTTCTGGCTGTCCGCGCCGCAGCCGGACACCGTGCGCCTCCCGGCCGGCACGGAGGTCGCCACCGCACGCGGCGAGACCGAGGAAGCGGTGGTCTTCTCGACCGAGGATGACCTGGCGATCGTGCCGAGTTCCCTGATCCGCCTGGTCACCGTTCCGGCCTCCGGCGAGCAGACCGACCGCACCGGGCCGCTCGGCGAGGGCAAGGACATCCCCTGCTTCCAGCGCCGGCCCGCGCCCGGTGACGCCCTGCTGTTCGGGCTGCCCACCGCCGTTCCCCGGTGCATCGTCGCCGTACGCCTGGACAGCCGGGTGGAGGGCGTCGGCGTCGACCCCCGGCAGCCGCCGCTGGTGTGGGAGGCGTGGGACGGCGCCCGCTGGGTGCCGTGCGCGACCGGCACCGACTCCACGGGCGGGCTCAACAAGCCCGGTGAGATAACGGTGTTCGTGCCCGCCGGGCACACCGCGTCCGTCACGGCCGGCACCCGCGCCGGATGGCTGCGCTGCCGCGTCACCGAGGCAGCGCCGGGCCAGCCCTTCTACGCGGAGTCCCCGACGATCCGCGAGGCCGAGGTCTTCACCGTCGGCGGCACCATGGGCGTCGAGCACGCGGAGACGGTGCTCGACGTCCCGCTCGGCACCTCCGAGGGCGTCGCGGGGCAGACGTTCTCCGTGCCCCGCACGCCGATCCTGCTGGACGCGGAACCCCCCGCCGTCCAGGTGTCGTCGGACCGGGGCTGGCAGACCTGGACCCCGGTGGAGCACTTCGGCGCCTCGTCCCCGGGCGACCGGCACGTCCGGATCGACGCTGTCACCGGCCGGTTCGCCTTCCCGCCGGAGGTCCGCGAGGCGGACGGCACGATGCGTGCCTACGGGGTGGTGCCCCCGAAGGGCGCCCAGCTCCGGATCGCGCAGTACCGCACGGGCGGCGGGGCCGCGGGCAACGTGGCGCGCGGCGCCATCCGCGTCCTGCGCAGCTCCGTCCCGTACGTCGCCGGTGTCGACAACCGCGAGGCGGCGCGCGGCGGGGTCGACGGCGAGACCGTCGAGAACGCGAAGGCGCGCGCACCCCAGATCCTGCGCGTCCAGGAGCGCGCCGTCACGGCCGAGGACCACGAGGCCATCGCCCGGGAGGCCGCCCCCTCGCTGCGCCGGGTCCGCTGCCTGCCCGCCGTCGCGGGCGAGGGCGGCGCCGTACGGGTCCTGGTGGTGCCGGACGCGGTCCCCGACGAGGGCGGCCGGCTGCGGTTCGAGCAGCTGATCCCGCCGGACTCGGTGCTCGCCGCCGTGGCCGCCCGGCTCGACGAGCGCCGGCTCGTCGGCACCCGCCTGATCGTGGAACCCCCCGCCTATCAGGGCGTCACCGTCGTCGCGAACCTGGTGGCGGACGAGGGCGAGGCGGACCGGGTCAGGGGCGCCGCGCTCGACGCCCTGTTCCGCCACATCGACCCGCTGCGGGGCGGTGCGGACGGCACCGGCTGGCCCTTCGGCAGGCCCGTGCAGTACGGCGAGGTCTTCGCCGTACTCCAGGGCGTGCCCGGGGTGCGCCTGGTGGAGGAGGTCCGGCTGTTCCCCGCCGACCCGCTCACCGGCCGGCGCGGCGGGGCGGCCGACCGCATCGACGTCGCGGCCGACGCCCTGGTCTTCTCCCACCAGCACCAGATCGCCGTCACGGTGTCCGGGCCCGGTGAGCGCCGATGA
- a CDS encoding phage tail protein produces MTRAAVPGLPSRYPIGELLPALYADDDLAQRFTAGLDTVLAPILSTLDNLPAYFDPALAPEDFLPWLSSWVDAGIDPSWPAALRRAAVARAVELHRWRGTRRGLTEHLRLCFGVEADIQDGGGAVWSSEAGGELPPAPTGELLVRVRPPAGRTVDAARVLTVVRASCPAHLTCRVEILPGAPADETGA; encoded by the coding sequence ATGACCAGGGCCGCCGTCCCCGGACTCCCCAGCCGCTACCCGATCGGCGAGCTGCTGCCCGCCCTGTACGCGGACGACGACCTCGCCCAGCGCTTCACGGCGGGCCTGGACACGGTCCTGGCCCCCATCCTGTCCACCCTGGACAACCTCCCGGCCTACTTCGATCCCGCGCTCGCCCCCGAGGACTTCCTGCCCTGGCTGTCTTCCTGGGTCGACGCGGGCATCGACCCGTCCTGGCCGGCGGCCCTGCGCCGCGCGGCCGTCGCCCGCGCCGTCGAACTCCACCGCTGGCGCGGCACCCGCCGGGGCCTCACGGAACACCTGAGGCTCTGCTTCGGCGTCGAGGCCGACATCCAGGACGGCGGCGGCGCGGTTTGGTCGTCGGAGGCGGGGGGAGAACTCCCTCCTGCCCCGACCGGGGAACTGCTGGTCCGGGTCAGGCCCCCGGCCGGACGCACGGTGGACGCGGCCCGCGTCCTGACCGTGGTCCGGGCCTCGTGCCCGGCCCACCTCACCTGCCGGGTGGAGATCCTGCCGGGCGCCCCGGCCGACGAGACAGGAGCCTGA
- a CDS encoding zinc ribbon domain-containing protein, giving the protein MPIAARPTVRPVAVDEEPDGEPCPSCRTPNRPGRTFCRNCASPLKPRAQAAPLPWWRTRWPFNRRVRAGSGRLLRASLIALVIAGLLVAGYLLIPAGRYVFEDVRDKRGGTAQISPEHVSASAAAPGHPAKEAIDTVTNTYWGAEQVGDSLTAEFDEPFRLVGVTVYTGVSKKPEVFKTGARPVKADLIIKSKDGTIHEEAMPLGDRPGKQTLRTGISDVVSIEFVVREAAGQEGGGPIALGEIEYFKRT; this is encoded by the coding sequence GTGCCGATCGCCGCGCGGCCGACCGTCAGGCCGGTGGCGGTGGACGAGGAGCCGGACGGCGAGCCGTGCCCGTCGTGCCGGACGCCCAACCGGCCGGGCCGTACGTTCTGCCGCAACTGCGCCTCCCCGCTGAAGCCGCGGGCGCAGGCCGCGCCGCTGCCCTGGTGGCGGACGCGGTGGCCGTTCAACCGCCGGGTGCGGGCGGGCTCGGGCAGGCTGCTGCGGGCGAGCCTGATCGCCCTGGTGATAGCGGGTCTCCTGGTCGCGGGCTACCTGCTGATCCCGGCCGGGCGCTACGTGTTCGAGGACGTACGCGACAAGCGCGGCGGCACGGCACAGATCAGCCCCGAACACGTCTCCGCGAGCGCCGCCGCCCCCGGGCACCCGGCGAAGGAGGCCATAGACACGGTGACGAACACCTACTGGGGCGCGGAGCAGGTCGGCGACTCGCTGACCGCCGAGTTCGACGAGCCGTTCCGGCTGGTCGGTGTCACGGTCTACACCGGGGTGTCGAAGAAGCCCGAGGTCTTCAAGACGGGCGCGAGGCCGGTCAAGGCCGATCTGATCATCAAGTCGAAGGACGGCACGATCCACGAGGAGGCCATGCCCCTCGGGGACCGGCCCGGAAAGCAGACGCTGCGGACCGGCATCAGCGACGTCGTCTCGATCGAGTTCGTCGTGCGGGAGGCGGCGGGGCAGGAGGGCGGAGGCCCGATCGCCCTGGGGGAGATCGAGTACTTCAAGCGCACGTGA
- a CDS encoding MFS transporter: MATTATTSAPTPPRTYPSLRAAWIPLAALCLAFFVEMVDNTLLSIALPTIGRDLGSGTTALQWVTGAYSLTFGGLLLTAGSLADRLGRRRVLLVGLAVFGLLSLAVVAVTTTGELITLRAGLGIAAAAMAPITNSLVFRLFDEKALRMRAMTLMIVVGMSGFVLGPLLGGTALAHVRWQWLLLVNAPIALIAAFGIRLGVPADRPQDLTQDKLDLPGAVLSVTAIGLACYALTSGVEHGWLSVSTLASVLGALAAGIAFVWHERRSAAPMLDLRLFASGTVRGAAIAQIGTAIAMAAVMFGLILHFQYAYGWSPVRAGLANLPLIVTMIAATPLSEWLAGRFGHRVACLVGAACLAGSLGALSWGVDHGYGVIAACMVLMTVGLRTIMTICAIALVDAMPENRTSIGTALNDTAQEVGTSIGTAVVGTLIAALVTTQLPAGAWSSALVASFFHGERITYAVLAVVVGLVAAGGALTLTDSRATEEAH, encoded by the coding sequence ATCGCCACGACCGCCACCACTTCCGCCCCCACCCCACCGCGTACGTATCCCTCGCTGCGCGCCGCCTGGATACCCCTGGCCGCGCTCTGCCTGGCCTTCTTCGTCGAGATGGTCGACAACACCCTTCTCTCGATCGCGCTGCCCACCATCGGCCGGGACCTCGGCAGCGGCACGACCGCGCTCCAGTGGGTCACCGGCGCGTACTCGCTGACGTTCGGCGGCCTCCTGCTGACGGCAGGGTCGCTGGCCGACCGGCTCGGGCGCCGGCGGGTGCTGCTGGTCGGCCTGGCGGTGTTCGGTCTGCTGAGCCTGGCCGTCGTCGCCGTCACCACCACCGGGGAACTCATCACGCTGCGTGCCGGTCTCGGCATCGCCGCCGCCGCGATGGCCCCCATCACCAACTCGCTGGTCTTCCGGCTGTTCGACGAAAAGGCGCTGCGGATGCGCGCGATGACGCTGATGATCGTCGTCGGCATGTCCGGCTTCGTCCTCGGCCCGCTGCTCGGCGGCACCGCCCTCGCGCACGTCCGGTGGCAGTGGCTCCTGCTCGTCAACGCCCCGATCGCGCTGATCGCCGCCTTCGGCATCCGCCTCGGCGTCCCGGCCGACCGGCCGCAGGACCTGACGCAGGACAAGCTCGACCTGCCGGGCGCCGTCCTGAGCGTCACCGCCATCGGACTCGCCTGCTACGCGCTGACCAGCGGTGTCGAGCACGGCTGGCTCTCCGTGAGCACCCTCGCCTCGGTTCTCGGCGCCCTCGCGGCGGGGATCGCGTTCGTGTGGCACGAGCGCCGCAGCGCGGCACCCATGCTGGACCTCCGCCTCTTCGCCAGCGGCACCGTCCGGGGCGCCGCCATCGCGCAGATCGGCACGGCCATCGCGATGGCAGCGGTGATGTTCGGCCTGATCCTGCACTTCCAGTACGCCTACGGGTGGAGCCCCGTGCGGGCCGGCCTGGCGAACCTGCCGCTCATCGTGACCATGATCGCGGCGACCCCCCTGTCCGAGTGGCTCGCGGGAAGGTTCGGCCACCGCGTCGCCTGCCTGGTCGGCGCCGCCTGCCTGGCCGGCTCGCTGGGCGCCCTGTCCTGGGGCGTCGACCACGGGTACGGCGTCATCGCCGCCTGCATGGTCCTGATGACCGTCGGGCTGCGCACCATCATGACGATCTGCGCCATCGCGCTCGTCGACGCGATGCCGGAGAACCGCACGTCCATCGGTACGGCGCTCAACGACACCGCCCAGGAGGTCGGAACCAGCATCGGTACCGCCGTGGTCGGCACCCTGATCGCCGCGCTGGTCACCACGCAGCTGCCCGCGGGCGCCTGGAGCAGCGCCCTGGTGGCGTCCTTCTTCCACGGCGAGCGGATCACCTACGCCGTGCTGGCGGTCGTCGTCGGCCTGGTCGCGGCCGGCGGCGCGCTGACCCTCACCGACTCCCGCGCCACCGAGGAGGCCCACTGA
- a CDS encoding TetR/AcrR family transcriptional regulator, translated as MDAVLTAAVALLDEAGEPALTLRALATRLGTGVGSIYWYVSGKDDLLDRAMDHVLGGVLTAVEKQDRSGDPIDVLRVMAVTLFDAIVDRPWLGGRFMQDIGTHGNALRLYEKLGQQTLRLDLTPRQRFHAVTAIVAVVAGSAADLGQEPPQEVLDGSVGREEFLGRYAEMWRELDTEEYPFLHEIVDEFDGHDDKEQFLAALELTLAGLRRQSGT; from the coding sequence ATCGACGCCGTTCTCACCGCAGCGGTGGCCCTGCTCGATGAGGCGGGGGAGCCGGCGCTGACCCTGCGGGCCCTCGCGACCCGGCTCGGCACCGGCGTCGGCAGCATCTACTGGTACGTCTCGGGCAAGGACGACCTGCTCGATCGCGCCATGGACCACGTGCTCGGCGGGGTCCTGACGGCCGTCGAGAAACAGGACCGCAGCGGGGACCCGATCGATGTCCTGCGCGTGATGGCCGTCACCCTGTTCGACGCGATCGTGGACCGGCCGTGGCTGGGCGGGCGCTTCATGCAGGACATCGGCACCCACGGCAACGCGCTGCGGCTCTACGAGAAGCTGGGGCAGCAGACGCTCCGCCTCGACCTCACCCCACGCCAGCGGTTCCACGCCGTCACGGCGATCGTGGCCGTCGTGGCCGGCAGCGCGGCCGATCTGGGCCAGGAACCGCCCCAGGAGGTGCTGGACGGCTCGGTGGGCCGCGAGGAGTTCCTCGGTCGCTACGCCGAGATGTGGCGTGAGCTCGACACCGAGGAGTACCCGTTCCTGCACGAGATCGTGGACGAGTTCGACGGCCACGACGACAAGGAGCAGTTCCTCGCCGCCCTGGAACTGACCCTGGCCGGCCTCCGCCGCCAGTCCGGCACCTGA